A window of Variovorax paradoxus genomic DNA:
AGCGTTGAAAAACAACCAAAGGCGAGATTCGGCGAGCAGTCGTCGTGGGAAAAGGAAAAGAGAAAACGAGCTCGCCGATCAGAGGGCGAGCGTTCGTGCTGGGCGTTCAAGCCCTATGGGGATTGGGGAACGATAGGTAGGAAGGCTGAGCGCCGGGGGCCATCCTCCGACAGGGGCCAGGAAATGAAGAGACAGAACCGGAGCGATGTAGGCAACGCTGGCATGACAACCGATGCAGTCGTCGCTGTCGGCGATCGTCTTCTGCTTCAGGTCTTTGCTTTTTTCACCCGAAGATGCGTTGGCCTGATGCTCATGGTGACCAAAATGCGTGGCACCGGTGCCAGCCTCATGCCTGCAGTAACCCGTGGCCGCGCCCCACGCGAACTGCAGCGGCAGGATCGCGAGAAGCAGGGTTAGGAGGAACGTACGCATGGTCGCAAGTGTATCGAGGGCGCTAGATTTATCGATGCGCTTGAGCGTGAAATTGCGGCAAAGGCGCCGGCAATCTCGCGGGATCGCAGCTTACGCCGCCGCCTGGCCACACTTTGCGCAAAAGCGCGCACCTGGCACCAAGGCGGTGGCGCAGCCAGAGCAAACCCGTGCTGCGACGGGGGCTGCGCCGCATTGTGCGCAGAAATTCGCGCCAGGAAGGAACGGTGCCCGGCACGAACGGCAAGGCTGGCCACCGCGCGCATCGGCATCTCCGTAGGGATAGCCGCCCTCCCGACCACCGTGATGTCCCGAACGGTTCGACTGGCCATGCCCACGTCGGCCATGACCTCCGTTTGCCATGTTTCGAAAGATGTCGCTGAAGAAGCTCATGATGATTCCTTGGAGGGCGGGAGCGCCCGTTGCTGTGGAATGAAGTGATTGGAAACCATAAAGTCACTTCAGGGTCAAGCGCTGCGGTGCGTTTCCGCATGCATGGGACGCCCGAGCGATCGCCAATATGTCCAGATCGGCTCGGTACGCCGCGGTGGCGACGCCGAAAAACCCAAGCAATGTTGAAAACAGGTTGTCGTGGGAATATTTCTGCCCGGTAACCGAAGCAAGGCATGAAATCGGCAATTTCAGGCGCTCCTGTGTCTGAGCCGGCAGCCAGGCGAGCATGGGAACGTGCGTTTGCTCGCTGGGCGCAAGCATCGGCGGCAGCCCGTGCAGATAGATGTTTCGCTCGCCAAGGCTTTCACCATGGTCCGAGATGTAGAGAACCGCGATGTCCATCGCGGGGGCGCGAGCGCGCGCTACATCCACGATTCGAGCGATGTTCTGGCTGGTGTACTCGATCGTGTTGTCATAGGTGTTGACGAGCGCCTGCCGGTCGCAAGACTGGATCCGATTCGTATCGCACGTCGGCTGGAATTTGCCAGGTGCTGGATACCGCCGGTAGTAGGCTGGCCCGTGACTGCCCATCTGGTGCAGAACGATTGCCGTGTCCTGCTTCACTTCATCCAGGCGCTCCTCCAGCGACCGAGCAAGGATTTCGTCCTGGCACACATCCTCACCGCAAAGGCCGTCGATGCCTGACGTCGGCATCTGCAGGGTCGGCACTCGCGCGCAGACTCCCTTGCAACCCGAGTTGTTGTCGAGCCATTGCACTGAAACACCTGTCCGCAGCAGGACGTCGAGTGCGTTCTCGCGCTCACGCGCCTTCCGCACTGAGAAATCCTCGGCACCCAGCCCGGAGAACATGCAAGGCAACGATGTCGCGGTGTCGGTGCCACACGAGACGACGTCCTGAAAGTACAGGATGTCGCGGTTGGCGAGGGCCGCATTCGTCTCGCGCGCATAGCCGCCCAGGGAGAAGTTCGCCGCTCGTGCGGTCTCACCCACGATCAGGACGAGCACCAGCGGGCGCGCGGAAAGCGACGGGGTACGACGCGCATCCGGTGCGATCTGAAGAATCGCGCCGGATGTCAGGTCTTCGCCTTTGAGGTAGCCGTAGACCGCATTGATGTAGTTGGTCGGCACGAGCTGGAAACGGAGTTCGCGGTGGTTGCGGAACGTGGGTGCCAGGGTTCCATACCACGTAGCAAGCAAGGCGCTGGCGACGCCGGCGGCCACCACACCCAGCAGAACCGTGTGGATCGCCGATCGCTTCCATTCGGCCCTGCGAATTCCGACAAACCACAGCATTGCCGCGGGCAAGACGCCCCGGCAGAACACATCAACGAACGCTGGGAGCGAGAGCAGCTCGCGGACCTCGCGTGTGTCTGTTTCGACCATGTTCCGGACCAGGCCCTTGTCGAAGAGCACTCCCCATGCATCAAGGTAGTGCGCGACGCTGGCCGACACGATCAACAGTACGCTCAACAAGACGGCGCCAACCCTGCCGGCGACGAACGGTCGCAGGAGTGCAGCGAACAGCAGCGCGAGAAAGATACCGAGCCCGGCGGTCGAGGCCAGGGTGGCGGCGCTCCAGCTATCCTGTGCAGAAGCGAAAGTCTTCCAGAAACTGAAGTTGTCTACAGCAACAATCCAGCTTGCGGTACCCAAGCATGCCCAAGTTGCGGAGAGCGCCTTATTCGTTCCCCGCGAGGGGGCAAGTGGGCCTCCTTCGGCGTCGGAAGGCAGCCGAAGGGGATTGTGATCTGGCATGGTCTGGAGTCATTCACGCCGACCAAAGGTGGCGCCTGCCAACCTCACCAGTCGTGTGGGAGGACTCTAGAAATCGCACCGAACAACCTCCGAACTGGAACATTACAAACATGTAATGTGGCGCTCCACTGGAGGAAAAAGGCGAGAGGCGGCGCGGGCAAATCGCAGATGACCGAAATGTAATCACCCACCTCCCCCGCGAAGTTACGATCGAGAAATGCACCTGCTAGTGATCGAAGACGAAGTGAAGTTGGGGGACTACCTGCGCAAGGGCCTGGTGGAAAGCGGCTTCAACGTCGACCTCTCACGCGATGGCTCCGAGGGGCTGGGCATGGCGTTGACAGGCAACTACGATGCGATCGTCCTGGATGTGATGCTGCCAGGCATTGACGGCTTCAAGATCCTTGAAGCGATCCGCAAGTCTTCTTCCATTCCCGTTTTGATGCTGACCGCACGCGACGATGTGGCCGATCGCGTCAAGGGTTTGGAAAGTGGTGCAGATGACTATCTCGCGAAGCCTTTCGCCTTCTCCGAACTGCAAGCGCGCATCCGAGCGCTTCTGCGTCGCGGAACATTGCAGGAAACGACGCGCTACGCGCTCGCGGACCTTCAACTGGATCTCACCACGCGCAAGGCGACGCGAGGTTCAAAGCGCCTGGAGCTGACGGCCAAGGAGTTTGCCCTGCTTTCGCTTCTGCTGCGCCGGCAAGGTCAGATCCTTCCTCGAGCCATCCTGGCGGACCAAGTCTGGGGGATGAACTTCGACAGCGATACGAACGTGGTCGAGGTCGCTGTGAGACGGCTTCGGATGAAGATCGACGATCCTTTCGAAGTGAAGCTGCTCCACACGGTACGAGGCATGGGGTACGTACTGGAACTGCGAGACGCGGAATCGGCGTGAAGGAAAACTCCATCCAGACATCGCTGTCTCGCTGGTTCGCGATACAGACGTTGATTGGCTTGAGCTTCGTGTGCGTGGCCGTGTATGCCGCAACACGATGGAGCTTTCAGCTCAAGCAATCGGAAGAGTTCTTGAGGTATATCGAACTTGTGCAGCATGTGGTCGAAGAGACCAGCAATCCTCCCGATCTCAATGCCTTGCGCCACAAGCTGGGTGATTATTTTCTTTCGCACCCGGATGCAGCTGCAGCGGTTTGGGTTGGCGAGGAGCAGGTCTACCTGTCGCCGGGGCCGGCCGCCAAGGGCAACTGGGTCACGCGGGACCGCATGCTCGAGGGACTCGCAATCGATGGCAAGCCGATCAAGTTGCAACTGACACTCGATGTCTCCAAGGATGACTTGTTGCTGCGCCGGCTCGCATGGACTCTGTTTCTGGCCACCACCCTGGGGTCGTTGCTGGTCGCGTTTACCGGATCCTTGGTGGTTCGCCGCGGGCTGAAACAGCTCAAGCTCCTCGCGGCCAAAACCGCGGAAGCAGGACCGGAGAACGCCGGCATTCGCATTGACGCCTCGAAGTACGCAAGCGAACTCCAGCCATGGGTGGGCCAATTCAATGCCTTGCTTGAGCGCGTTGAGGGTGCGTACGAGCAGCTCGAGTCATTCAACGCCGATGTCGCGCATGAACTCCGGACGCCCTTGGCAAACATGATTGCCCAAGCGGAAGTCGAACTGAGCCAGGCGCGATCCGTCGCCGCCCTCCAAGACGCGTTGAGTTCCCAACTGGAAGAGGCACACCGCCTTTCGGGCATCGTGACTGACATGCTTTTCCTGTCCAAAGCGGATCGCGGTGCGCGTGCAAGACGGACCGGGCCTGTGAGCATCGCCGAGCAGGTTGCTGCCGTGGCCGAATTCCATGAAGCCGAGCTGGAGGCCGCTGAACTCTCTTTGAAGATCGATGGGGACGCCAATCTCCTCGTAGACGTCGGCCTGCTTCGGCGCGCTGTCTCCAACTTGGTCAGTAACGCGATCCGATACGCCACGCCGCAAAGCCTTATTCGTGTGGCGATCGAGCAAGAGGCGAACGCGATCAGGCTCTTCGTGGACAACCGGGGGGAGCCGATCGACCCATCCGCACTGCCGCATCTGTTTGAGCGGTTCTACCGGGCGGATCGATCGCGCTCTGGCTCTTCCAGCCACCATGGGCTGGGTCTGACGATCGTGTCGGCCATTGCACGTATGCACGGCGGTTCAACATTCGCCTCTTCGGCCGGGGGAGTGACACGCATCGGGCTCGTGCTGGCCCAGCCCGAGTCGAGCGGGGACTGAGCCAAGAAGAATCTACCTTCCGGCATTTAGCCGCCCGCAGATCTCTCTCGGCTGTTGACTTCACCGGGCGCTTGCGGATCCCTCCACCGAGAGCCCGACGAAGTCGTTGACAGCCTCGTCAGCGCGAAGCAGGGCGGCGCTCAGAAGAGCGCGCCTACTCTTTCTTTCACTTCGGGTTGTTCAACACCGGCGGCCAAGGTGCACCGCGGCTTACCGAGTTCCATGCGGGATGCTTCATCGCTACGTCGAGCTCGGCGACGACTTGCGCGCGGGATTTGGGCTCACCCGTCTTGGCAACAGGCCACGGCGCGCCCCGGCTAGCAGCATTCCAGGCAGGTTGCTTCATTGCCGAGTTCAGGTCGGAGTCGATGTCTGCTCGGCTCCGCTTGGAGGCATGCTCCGGGTGATAGGTCGCCCCGGCTTCGTTGGGTGTGGGGTGATAGGCGCCAGCGGCGGACGCGCTTACGGCTGAAAAAATTGCGGCGACGACGGCTGCTGCGGTCACGGCGGAACGAAGAGTGCGAATCAACATTAGGGTCTCCTTTGTATTCCGCCCCGAAGAGTCCGGGGCGTTCAACGACTCTAGAAAGCCTTTCGAACACTTGGCCTGCAACCGGATTACATATTGGTCATCGAAATGTCATAAACAAAAAAGAACACCACCTGAGTGGTCCCAGCGTGGTGTCCTGATTTATCCGCCTCGTGGATACCGAGGCTAGGTGTTGGCGATTGCGACTGGAGGCTATGTCCTGTCTGCTCGGGTCAGTTGCCTGCAAACTTGCTGCAGCGGGCAGCGGCCCCTTCAAATCAGCGCGTGACGGCATTTCCGTCAACTGGCGTCAGCGATGCACTGGCAGCGTCGCTCGAGCCACGAAGCTGTGCGTATGCGCGGTTTGCCTTGGCGTAGGCCGGATGGTTGCCGCTTGCGAATGCATCGCTGTAGCTGAGAGCGCCCAGGCCAGACCTGATCCAGTTCATCGTGTCGGCCTGCACTGCCGCTCGGGTCTTTTGCTGCACCTGCACGACGGCTTGAGGATTGCCTTCCGGGTAGCCGAGCGTGGGAGCGGCGGCCATCCAGGCACGTGTCTCTGCGGCCACGGCAGGGCTGGAAACGTTGGAAGTTTGAGCAACAGGGCGCGGGTCGCCTTCTGCATAGTTACCGGCGAAGGCTGGAACCGCCGCGGCAGCGAGAAGCATGGAGGCGAGGGGCAGTCGAAGCGAGGAGATTTGCATGAGGAGGTCCTTTGGATTGGTGGGTTCATACGCAGCCGTTCTCGACTGCGTGAGTGAACTTTAAAAAACCAGTCCTCCAGACTTCTAACTGCAGGATTACAGTTTGGTTATCAGCTCTTCACTTGAGGCTGAACCGGACGGGCTGCGGTGCTTGGCCCTTCAGGGAAACGTTGGCGACCACTTTGGTGCCTGCGCCCACGGCGAAACTGCCTTTTGCCTGGAGAGAGTCCGCGGCCTGTACCAGCGTGACTTCCTCCTTCTTTCCCGACGACAGTAGGGTCACCTTGGCGGTAGCGCCGGCGAGATCCACTGGTTTGCCATGGTCAGACACGTACAGGGAAATCAGGTCGGGCAGCGCGACGAGTTCGTAGCTCACGTCCTTCGCGACTGTCACGATGCCGCCATGCGCGGGCTTGGCCTCATCCTTATGGGCTGCTGCCCCTTTGCCTTCGTGTTCGTGCCCTTTGTGGTCGTCAGCAGCGAATGCGCCGCTTGAAATGCCCAGCGTGGCGGCTGCGATGAATGTTGCGAGTTTCATGATGGCTCTCAGGTAAGAATGGCGCCCCCGTTGAACGGCCGTGCGGGGGCAATCACGGTACTGACCCTAGGCGGCTGGCTGTGGGGGGATCTCATGCTCCAAAGCGGCTTGCTTCTGAGCCTCGTTGAACACGGCCTCCTCCTCGTCTCGACCATGTGCCAATCGGTAGAGCACTGGAAGCACCAACAACGTCAGTGCCGTGGAGGAAAGAATCCCGCCAATCACCACAGTCGCGAGCGGTTGCTGCACCTCGGCCCCTGTGCCTGTCGCGATTGCCATCGGCACGAAGCCCAAAGACGCGACGAGTGCGGTCATGAGCACCGGGCGAAGGCGGGTGAGTGCTCCCTCGTGAATGGCGTGGTCCAACGACGCGCCCCCCTCGCGAAGGTTCCGGATGAAGGAAATCATCACCAGTCCGTTGAGAACGGCGACCCCCGATAGCGCAATGAACCCGACGGCCGCGGTGATCGACAGCGGGATGTCACGCAACCACAACGCCAGAATGCCGCCGGTGAGCGCAAACGGAATGCCGGTGAACACGATCAACCCGTCCTTCATGTTGCCGAACATCGCGAACAGCAGCGTGAAGACCAGCAGCAATGCGACAGGCACGACGATTTGCAAGCGCTTGGTGGCGGACTGAAGGTTCTCGAACTGGCCGCCCCAGGTGGTCCAATAGCCGGTCGGGACCTTCACCTGCGAATCAAGTGCGCCCGCCGCTTCACTGACGAAGGACCCGAGATCGCGACCGCGTACGTTGGCGCTGACGACGATGCGGCGTTTCCCATCCTCTCGACTCACCTGGTTGGGGCCTGGCGCCAGTTCCAGCGTGGCGACCTCGCCCAACGGAATGAAGTTCACGCGCGCAGCGTTTGCTCCAGCGCCGGCAACGGACGTG
This region includes:
- a CDS encoding zinc ribbon domain-containing protein, with protein sequence MSFFSDIFRNMANGGHGRRGHGQSNRSGHHGGREGGYPYGDADARGGQPCRSCRAPFLPGANFCAQCGAAPVAARVCSGCATALVPGARFCAKCGQAAA
- a CDS encoding heavy metal sensor histidine kinase: MKENSIQTSLSRWFAIQTLIGLSFVCVAVYAATRWSFQLKQSEEFLRYIELVQHVVEETSNPPDLNALRHKLGDYFLSHPDAAAAVWVGEEQVYLSPGPAAKGNWVTRDRMLEGLAIDGKPIKLQLTLDVSKDDLLLRRLAWTLFLATTLGSLLVAFTGSLVVRRGLKQLKLLAAKTAEAGPENAGIRIDASKYASELQPWVGQFNALLERVEGAYEQLESFNADVAHELRTPLANMIAQAEVELSQARSVAALQDALSSQLEEAHRLSGIVTDMLFLSKADRGARARRTGPVSIAEQVAAVAEFHEAELEAAELSLKIDGDANLLVDVGLLRRAVSNLVSNAIRYATPQSLIRVAIEQEANAIRLFVDNRGEPIDPSALPHLFERFYRADRSRSGSSSHHGLGLTIVSAIARMHGGSTFASSAGGVTRIGLVLAQPESSGD
- a CDS encoding phosphoethanolamine transferase, translating into MGTASWIVAVDNFSFWKTFASAQDSWSAATLASTAGLGIFLALLFAALLRPFVAGRVGAVLLSVLLIVSASVAHYLDAWGVLFDKGLVRNMVETDTREVRELLSLPAFVDVFCRGVLPAAMLWFVGIRRAEWKRSAIHTVLLGVVAAGVASALLATWYGTLAPTFRNHRELRFQLVPTNYINAVYGYLKGEDLTSGAILQIAPDARRTPSLSARPLVLVLIVGETARAANFSLGGYARETNAALANRDILYFQDVVSCGTDTATSLPCMFSGLGAEDFSVRKARERENALDVLLRTGVSVQWLDNNSGCKGVCARVPTLQMPTSGIDGLCGEDVCQDEILARSLEERLDEVKQDTAIVLHQMGSHGPAYYRRYPAPGKFQPTCDTNRIQSCDRQALVNTYDNTIEYTSQNIARIVDVARARAPAMDIAVLYISDHGESLGERNIYLHGLPPMLAPSEQTHVPMLAWLPAQTQERLKLPISCLASVTGQKYSHDNLFSTLLGFFGVATAAYRADLDILAIARASHACGNAPQRLTLK
- a CDS encoding heavy metal response regulator transcription factor; this translates as MHLLVIEDEVKLGDYLRKGLVESGFNVDLSRDGSEGLGMALTGNYDAIVLDVMLPGIDGFKILEAIRKSSSIPVLMLTARDDVADRVKGLESGADDYLAKPFAFSELQARIRALLRRGTLQETTRYALADLQLDLTTRKATRGSKRLELTAKEFALLSLLLRRQGQILPRAILADQVWGMNFDSDTNVVEVAVRRLRMKIDDPFEVKLLHTVRGMGYVLELRDAESA
- a CDS encoding DUF4148 domain-containing protein — encoded protein: MLIRTLRSAVTAAAVVAAIFSAVSASAAGAYHPTPNEAGATYHPEHASKRSRADIDSDLNSAMKQPAWNAASRGAPWPVAKTGEPKSRAQVVAELDVAMKHPAWNSVSRGAPWPPVLNNPK